A single region of the Atribacteraceae bacterium genome encodes:
- a CDS encoding uroporphyrinogen decarboxylase family protein translates to MTPRERFRAICRFERVDDPYFWGVDSWTEAFRRWIREGMPVKNLQNKKELNHHLLGYQSQNEAIWPNAAVRGMSPCNNPPWVPPLDPLFEVKVIKEEESHIVKVDYDGAVVRVMKNDPEKMPQYLAYPVKDQESWETYKKRLNPHSPGRWPEGWDTITDGQLQWPIREGQAGKSWEERDFPLGMMALSLFGMPRNYMGLEHISLAIYDNPSLVEAMVEWQCHFSFEMLKKVFASGVTLDWVWLWEDMCYNKGSLVSPSFVKRVMVPRYRKVVDLLLENGVTALILDSDGNTEELIPIWLDCGINAQYPFEIASNMDPVRLRKQYGKNLIIVGGVDKRMLAQSKTDIDREVEKVKFLTARSGYFVNCDHHIPPDVPYDHLRYFLNQVHALHADSGLRRKI, encoded by the coding sequence ATGACACCGAGGGAACGGTTTCGAGCGATTTGCCGGTTTGAACGGGTAGATGACCCGTATTTCTGGGGAGTTGACTCCTGGACTGAGGCGTTCAGACGGTGGATCAGGGAAGGAATGCCGGTTAAAAATCTTCAAAACAAAAAAGAGTTGAACCACCATCTCCTGGGTTACCAAAGCCAGAACGAAGCCATCTGGCCCAATGCCGCCGTCCGGGGGATGAGTCCCTGCAACAATCCCCCCTGGGTCCCCCCGCTCGACCCCCTGTTCGAGGTAAAAGTCATCAAGGAGGAAGAATCACACATTGTCAAGGTGGATTATGACGGAGCGGTCGTCCGGGTGATGAAAAACGATCCGGAAAAAATGCCTCAATACCTGGCATACCCGGTGAAAGACCAGGAAAGCTGGGAGACCTATAAGAAACGGCTGAACCCCCACTCCCCCGGCCGCTGGCCGGAAGGTTGGGATACCATCACCGATGGACAGCTCCAGTGGCCAATCCGCGAAGGGCAAGCGGGGAAAAGCTGGGAAGAGCGGGACTTTCCCCTGGGGATGATGGCCCTATCCCTGTTCGGCATGCCCCGCAACTATATGGGACTTGAACACATCAGCCTGGCCATCTACGACAATCCCTCCCTGGTAGAGGCCATGGTCGAATGGCAATGCCATTTTTCCTTCGAAATGCTCAAAAAAGTCTTTGCGTCAGGGGTCACCCTCGACTGGGTCTGGCTCTGGGAAGACATGTGTTACAACAAGGGGTCTTTGGTTTCCCCCAGCTTCGTCAAGCGGGTCATGGTTCCCCGTTACCGTAAGGTGGTCGACCTCCTTCTCGAAAACGGCGTCACCGCCCTAATCTTAGACAGTGACGGCAACACCGAGGAACTGATTCCCATCTGGCTCGACTGTGGGATCAACGCCCAGTATCCGTTTGAAATCGCCAGCAATATGGATCCGGTCCGCCTCCGGAAACAGTATGGGAAAAATTTGATCATCGTCGGCGGGGTGGACAAGCGAATGCTCGCCCAGAGCAAGACGGACATCGACCGGGAAGTGGAAAAGGTAAAATTTCTAACCGCAAGGAGCGGTTACTTCGTCAACTGCGACCACCATATCCCTCCCGATGTCCCCTATGACCACCTCCGTTATTTCCTGAACCAGGTGCACGCTCTTCATGCCGACTCTGGTCTGCGCCGGAAGATTTAG